A DNA window from Rhodococcus sp. Z13 contains the following coding sequences:
- a CDS encoding TetR/AcrR family transcriptional regulator, producing MGASDNADTLTHGEAIPDWRVLEPMDLSPILSAALDAFYETGFHGTSVREIARRVGVTVPALYYHHENKEGLLIALLELSTSDVLSRAHAADEDAGGDIVQRLSNVIEAIVLRMTMRARLAALEGEARYLSPENRQRYREVRKGVERLVRQIVEEGTEAGVFDVEDPAETTRALLGMCQSIPRWYHAQGTLGPEAVAKKYVNIALKMVGARSE from the coding sequence ATGGGTGCGAGCGACAACGCCGACACCCTCACCCACGGTGAGGCGATCCCGGACTGGCGTGTCCTCGAGCCGATGGACCTCAGTCCCATCCTGTCGGCCGCACTCGACGCCTTCTACGAGACCGGTTTCCACGGCACCTCGGTGCGGGAGATCGCGCGCCGCGTCGGCGTCACCGTGCCGGCCCTGTACTACCACCACGAGAACAAGGAAGGGCTGCTCATCGCCCTTCTCGAGCTCTCCACCAGCGACGTGCTCTCCCGCGCGCACGCGGCCGACGAGGATGCCGGCGGCGACATCGTCCAGCGCCTGTCGAACGTCATCGAGGCGATCGTGCTGCGCATGACGATGCGTGCCCGGCTCGCGGCGCTCGAGGGCGAGGCCCGCTACCTGAGCCCGGAGAACCGCCAGCGCTACCGGGAGGTGCGCAAGGGCGTCGAACGGCTCGTGCGGCAGATCGTCGAGGAGGGCACCGAGGCCGGTGTCTTCGACGTCGAGGATCCCGCCGAGACCACGCGGGCGCTGCTCGGCATGTGCCAGTCGATCCCGCGCTGGTACCACGCACAGGGCACGCTCGGCCCCGAGGCCGTCGCCAAGAAGTACGTGAACATCGCCCTCAAGATGGTCGGCGCCCGGTCCGAGTGA
- a CDS encoding LLM class F420-dependent oxidoreductase, whose protein sequence is MELRIFTEPQQGATYDDLLAVAQAAERLGYGAFFRSDHYLAMNVDGLPGPTDAWITLAGLARDTSTIRLGTLVTSNTFRHPGPLAVSVAQVDAMSDGRVEFGFGAGWYEEEHTAYGIPFPSVKERFDRFEESLAVITGLWETPLGETFSYGGTHVRIENSPALPKPHQRPRPPIVMGGSGKKRTPALTARYADEFNVPFNSVEETVKLFERVRGACEEIGRDPKELTYSNALVLCCGRDEAEIARRAARIGREVDELRANGLAGTPGELIEKIRTYAEAGSQRIYLQVLDLADLEHLELVAQEVMPAVADL, encoded by the coding sequence ATGGAACTACGGATCTTCACCGAACCCCAGCAGGGCGCCACCTACGACGATCTCCTCGCCGTCGCGCAGGCCGCGGAACGACTCGGCTACGGCGCATTCTTCCGATCCGACCACTACCTCGCCATGAACGTCGACGGCCTGCCCGGCCCCACCGATGCGTGGATCACCCTCGCCGGCCTGGCCCGCGACACCTCGACGATCCGCCTCGGCACCCTCGTCACCTCGAACACCTTCCGCCATCCCGGCCCGCTGGCGGTCTCCGTCGCCCAGGTCGACGCCATGAGCGACGGTCGCGTCGAGTTCGGTTTCGGTGCCGGCTGGTACGAGGAGGAGCACACCGCCTACGGCATCCCGTTCCCGTCGGTGAAGGAACGCTTCGACCGCTTCGAGGAATCGCTCGCCGTGATCACCGGCCTGTGGGAAACGCCCCTGGGCGAGACCTTCTCCTACGGGGGCACCCACGTGCGGATCGAGAACTCCCCCGCCCTGCCCAAGCCGCACCAGCGGCCGCGACCCCCGATCGTCATGGGTGGTTCCGGCAAGAAGCGCACCCCGGCGCTGACGGCCCGCTACGCCGACGAGTTCAACGTGCCGTTCAACTCGGTCGAGGAGACCGTGAAGCTGTTCGAGCGGGTGCGCGGTGCGTGCGAGGAGATCGGGCGCGACCCGAAGGAACTGACCTACTCGAACGCGCTGGTGCTGTGCTGCGGCCGGGACGAGGCGGAGATCGCGCGACGCGCAGCGCGCATCGGACGTGAGGTCGACGAGCTGCGGGCAAACGGCCTCGCCGGCACCCCGGGTGAGCTGATCGAGAAGATCCGCACCTACGCCGAGGCCGGTTCGCAGCGGATCTACCTGCAGGTTCTGGACCTCGCCGATCTCGAGCACCTCGAGCTGGTGGCGCAGGAGGTCATGCCCGCCGTCGCGGATCTGTAG
- a CDS encoding histidine phosphatase family protein, whose translation MSGRLILARHGQTVANVARRLDTKLPGAELTDLGIEQARTLGRNLADRPPALLVASQALRARQTADNAAPSIGLEPVVREGVHEVQVGELEDRSDEESHKLFMKVYEEWHNGDLRARVPGGESALDVLDRYVPVLDSLRSDYLDAGSGDVVVVSHGAAIRLVAAYLGKVPGSFATANHLANTQTVELVPVAGGGWECVRWGTVLAPFHDTARGGADDPMG comes from the coding sequence GTGAGCGGCAGATTGATCCTGGCCCGGCACGGCCAGACGGTGGCGAACGTCGCGCGCAGGCTCGACACGAAACTCCCCGGGGCCGAATTGACGGACCTCGGGATCGAGCAGGCCCGCACCCTGGGCCGGAATCTCGCCGACCGGCCGCCCGCGCTGCTCGTCGCCTCGCAGGCCCTGCGGGCCCGCCAGACCGCCGACAACGCCGCGCCGTCGATCGGGCTCGAACCCGTGGTGCGGGAGGGCGTGCACGAGGTGCAGGTCGGTGAGCTCGAGGACCGCAGCGACGAGGAGTCGCACAAGCTGTTCATGAAGGTCTACGAGGAGTGGCACAACGGCGACCTGCGGGCCCGGGTGCCCGGCGGGGAGTCGGCGCTCGACGTGCTCGACCGCTACGTCCCGGTCCTCGACTCGCTGCGCAGCGACTACCTCGACGCCGGGTCCGGCGACGTCGTGGTGGTCAGCCACGGCGCCGCGATCCGCCTGGTCGCGGCTTATCTCGGCAAGGTCCCGGGCAGTTTCGCCACCGCGAACCACCTTGCCAACACCCAGACCGTCGAACTGGTGCCGGTCGCCGGCGGCGGCTGGGAGTGCGTGCGCTGGGGTACCGTCCTCGCGCCCTTCCACGACACCGCGCGGGGCGGCGCGGACGACCCCATGGGGTGA
- a CDS encoding DUF2470 domain-containing protein — MQTTTSVVPAPTTAERVRTALIRADTTYLAVDGCDPVPTSVHHLHTDGTVAIVVAEDSLPVALTRDAAGAGIPAMLELTDHSPIALRNPVRSLIWLSGNLRLAEHPRRLAAQIAEILPHPELLDVGHRSELLCLELNSVVAADTTGAEAVDVADVLDAAPDPFAAYETDWLQHLEQDHPDIVHAIARRIPSAHRTGRIRPLGLDRYGLRLRVESEGGDHDVRIPFHEPVDDPIVLGRALRMLVGCPFRNGLHPRP, encoded by the coding sequence ATGCAGACCACCACATCAGTCGTTCCCGCCCCGACGACGGCCGAACGGGTTCGTACCGCCCTCATCCGCGCCGACACGACCTACCTCGCCGTCGACGGTTGCGACCCCGTCCCCACCTCGGTCCACCACCTCCACACCGACGGCACCGTCGCGATCGTGGTCGCCGAGGACAGCCTCCCCGTCGCCCTCACCCGCGACGCGGCCGGCGCCGGCATCCCCGCGATGCTCGAACTCACGGACCACTCGCCGATCGCCCTGCGCAATCCGGTGCGCTCGCTGATCTGGCTCAGCGGCAACCTCCGGCTCGCGGAGCACCCGCGGCGCCTGGCGGCACAGATCGCCGAGATCCTCCCCCACCCCGAACTCCTCGACGTCGGTCACCGCTCCGAGCTGCTGTGCCTGGAGCTGAACTCCGTCGTCGCCGCCGACACCACGGGCGCGGAGGCCGTGGACGTCGCGGACGTCCTCGACGCGGCACCCGACCCGTTCGCGGCCTACGAGACGGACTGGCTGCAGCACCTCGAGCAGGACCATCCCGACATCGTCCACGCCATCGCGCGGCGGATTCCGTCCGCTCACCGCACCGGACGCATCCGTCCGCTGGGCCTCGACCGCTACGGCCTGCGCCTGCGGGTCGAGTCCGAGGGCGGCGACCACGACGTGCGGATCCCCTTCCACGAGCCCGTCGACGACCCGATCGTCCTGGGCCGCGCGTTGCGCATGCTCGTCGGCTGCCCGTTCCGCAACGGTCTCCACCCCCGACCCTGA
- the pheA gene encoding prephenate dehydratase, which produces MPRIAYFGPTGTFTEMALDRFEAVGALDLFAGESADTTVERIAAASPPAALELVRSGNVGAAVVPIESSVEGSVPPTMDALALGARLQIVAEVELDIAFTVVTRPGITREQVRTVGAYPVAAAQVRRWLEENLPDAQVVTSASNAGAAEDVASGKVDAAVSTALAGQRLGLAVLADGVADFEGARTRFVLVTRPRPVPKRTGCDRTSIVLQLPNEPGSLVRAMTEFATRGIDLSRIESRPTRKEYGTYFFHLDCVGHIDDALIAEALQALHRFAQVRFLGSWPAVSEHGVPPVSDDEDVRWLDRLRRGED; this is translated from the coding sequence GTGCCACGTATCGCATATTTCGGACCGACGGGAACGTTCACGGAGATGGCCCTCGACCGCTTCGAAGCGGTCGGGGCCCTCGACCTGTTCGCCGGCGAGTCCGCCGACACGACCGTCGAACGGATCGCCGCGGCCAGCCCGCCCGCCGCGCTGGAACTGGTCCGCTCCGGCAACGTCGGCGCAGCCGTCGTTCCCATCGAGAGTTCGGTGGAGGGATCGGTGCCGCCCACGATGGACGCCCTCGCGCTCGGGGCACGGCTGCAGATAGTGGCCGAGGTCGAGCTCGACATCGCGTTCACCGTCGTCACCCGACCCGGCATCACCCGCGAACAGGTGCGGACCGTCGGCGCCTATCCGGTGGCCGCCGCCCAGGTCCGCCGCTGGCTCGAGGAGAACCTGCCCGACGCGCAGGTCGTGACGTCGGCCTCCAACGCCGGTGCCGCCGAGGATGTCGCCTCCGGGAAGGTCGACGCCGCCGTGTCCACGGCCCTGGCCGGGCAGCGGCTCGGCCTGGCGGTGCTCGCCGACGGGGTCGCCGACTTCGAAGGCGCCCGCACCCGTTTCGTGCTCGTCACCCGGCCTCGGCCGGTGCCCAAGCGCACCGGCTGCGACCGCACCTCGATCGTGCTGCAGCTGCCCAACGAACCCGGCTCGCTCGTGCGCGCGATGACCGAGTTCGCCACACGGGGCATCGACCTGTCCCGCATCGAGTCGCGGCCCACCCGCAAGGAATACGGCACCTACTTCTTCCACTTGGACTGTGTGGGGCACATCGACGACGCGCTCATCGCCGAGGCGCTGCAGGCACTGCACCGCTTCGCGCAGGTGCGCTTCCTCGGTTCGTGGCCGGCGGTGTCCGAACACGGGGTACCCCCGGTGTCGGACGACGAGGATGTGCGGTGGCTCGACCGGCTGCGGCGCGGAGAGGACTGA
- a CDS encoding DUF4328 domain-containing protein: MSAYQICVRCENRWPVTHRPRQWCPACHGVLLSPTTADGSVPPSRRNFRWVARPAGSTAPRPEPASRPRRRVLDGTPAYPEPPRWGLLDPPVQEDDEPDRAETLACLAPTLLAGTAAVFGLAALAEAVRYGILLYNRTRLVDPLVLAVSDALVWATQTVGPVVALVAAVACGLRLITLRRERYAARGLADPRSPLSLLIGLVTPGVNLAMPGVFLTEIADGDPRLLRAIRTWWLLWVTDGLFVVVMLMWRQRDSLQARADGVLLTALLAALGAAVALAALHVVRLFDDTDLWGRPLQRRRLTHATGPASSPIAPIVPVTARAPEATAEAGETAESGDTAATGETEKVVVP, translated from the coding sequence ATGTCGGCCTACCAGATCTGTGTGCGCTGCGAGAACCGCTGGCCGGTGACCCACCGGCCGCGGCAGTGGTGCCCGGCCTGCCACGGCGTGCTGCTCTCGCCGACCACCGCCGACGGATCGGTACCGCCCTCCCGCCGCAACTTCCGCTGGGTCGCGCGGCCCGCGGGGAGCACGGCACCACGCCCCGAACCGGCGAGCCGTCCGCGCCGCCGCGTACTCGACGGGACTCCCGCCTATCCCGAACCGCCGCGCTGGGGACTGCTCGACCCTCCGGTGCAGGAGGACGACGAACCGGACCGCGCCGAGACCCTCGCCTGTCTCGCCCCGACCCTGCTCGCCGGGACCGCGGCCGTCTTCGGGCTCGCGGCCCTGGCCGAGGCCGTGCGCTACGGCATCCTGCTGTACAACCGCACCCGGCTCGTCGACCCGCTCGTGCTGGCGGTGTCCGACGCGCTGGTGTGGGCCACCCAGACGGTCGGGCCGGTCGTCGCGCTCGTCGCCGCGGTCGCCTGCGGCCTGCGCCTGATCACCCTGCGCCGGGAGCGCTACGCCGCCCGCGGCCTCGCCGACCCGCGCTCTCCGCTGTCCCTGCTGATCGGCCTGGTGACGCCGGGCGTGAACCTCGCGATGCCGGGGGTGTTCCTCACCGAGATCGCCGACGGTGATCCGCGCCTGCTCCGCGCGATCCGCACGTGGTGGCTGCTGTGGGTGACCGACGGGCTGTTCGTCGTGGTGATGCTGATGTGGCGTCAGCGCGACAGCCTGCAGGCCCGCGCCGACGGTGTCCTGCTCACCGCGCTGCTCGCGGCGCTCGGTGCGGCCGTCGCGCTGGCGGCGCTGCACGTCGTGCGGCTGTTCGACGACACCGATCTGTGGGGCCGCCCGTTGCAGCGCCGGCGTCTCACCCACGCCACCGGACCCGCGTCGTCGCCGATCGCCCCCATCGTCCCGGTCACGGCCCGCGCGCCCGAGGCGACGGCGGAGGCGGGGGAGACGGCGGAGTCGGGGGACACGGCGGCAACCGGGGAGACCGAGAAGGTGGTGGTTCCGTGA
- a CDS encoding rhodanese-like domain-containing protein, with protein sequence MSFSDVPTVSVDRVPALGDDTVLLDVREDDEWQLGHAPGALHIPLADIPARIEEIDPDAEVYVVCRQGGRSLGAVRYLMQIGYEAFQVDGGMVSWQKHGLPLVGEGDEPAKIY encoded by the coding sequence GTGAGCTTCTCCGACGTGCCCACCGTGTCGGTCGACCGTGTCCCTGCTCTGGGCGACGACACGGTTCTCCTCGACGTCCGCGAGGACGACGAATGGCAGCTCGGCCACGCACCCGGGGCCCTGCACATCCCCCTCGCCGACATCCCCGCCCGTATCGAGGAGATCGATCCCGATGCGGAGGTCTACGTGGTGTGCCGACAGGGTGGGCGTTCCCTCGGCGCCGTTCGGTACCTGATGCAGATCGGGTACGAGGCGTTCCAGGTGGACGGTGGCATGGTGTCGTGGCAGAAGCACGGGCTGCCGCTCGTCGGCGAGGGTGACGAACCGGCGAAGATCTATTGA
- a CDS encoding CPBP family intramembrane glutamic endopeptidase: protein MTTLRDWLRPGPQNPDPPLDPAARRALWIEITIVLLVTFGLSGLSSILSLLEAALAPEPLSDQTVALNTPRSSQEFIDLSRQLLGIVRLLAWSALGLYLLWRSGFGPRAVGLARPRAGRDLLPGLGLAALIGLPGLVFYLVARAAGLNLTVAPSILADHWWRLPVEVLWAIANSGAEEILVVAYLITRLRSLGWSENSSLLASALLRGSYHLYQGFGGGVGNVLMGLVFGRYWQRTARLWPLVIAHALIDTVAFVGYQALRGHVSWLP from the coding sequence GTGACGACCCTCCGAGACTGGCTGAGGCCCGGCCCGCAGAATCCCGACCCGCCGCTCGACCCCGCCGCCCGGCGGGCACTGTGGATCGAGATCACGATCGTCCTGCTGGTCACCTTCGGCCTCAGCGGGCTCTCGTCGATCCTGTCCCTGCTCGAGGCGGCACTCGCCCCGGAACCGCTCTCGGACCAGACGGTCGCGCTGAACACGCCACGTTCGTCGCAGGAGTTCATCGACCTGTCCCGGCAGTTGCTGGGCATCGTCCGGTTGCTGGCCTGGAGCGCACTGGGGCTGTACCTGTTGTGGCGCAGCGGTTTCGGGCCGCGGGCCGTCGGGCTGGCACGCCCCCGCGCGGGCCGCGACCTGCTGCCGGGCCTCGGGCTGGCCGCCCTGATCGGGTTGCCCGGTCTGGTGTTCTATCTCGTCGCCCGCGCTGCGGGGTTGAACTTGACGGTCGCGCCGAGCATCCTCGCGGACCACTGGTGGCGGCTGCCCGTCGAGGTGCTGTGGGCGATCGCGAACTCCGGCGCCGAGGAGATCCTCGTCGTCGCCTATCTGATCACCCGACTGCGCAGCCTCGGCTGGTCGGAGAACTCGTCGCTGCTCGCCTCGGCGCTGCTGCGCGGCAGCTACCACCTCTACCAGGGTTTCGGCGGTGGTGTGGGCAATGTCCTCATGGGTCTGGTGTTCGGCCGGTACTGGCAGCGAACCGCCAGGTTGTGGCCCCTCGTGATCGCCCACGCCCTCATCGACACCGTCGCATTCGTCGGTTATCAGGCTCTGAGGGGGCACGTCTCCTGGCTGCCCTGA
- a CDS encoding enoyl-CoA hydratase: MTNDLPGVDSVVDDGVLRVTLNRPSKMNAVKTETLEAVSEAFEKHANDPAVRVAVLTGAGRAFCSGADIAGRDLTAPPTAETIDAANRVAAAIRAFPRPVVGAVNGAAAGVGVSLALACDLTVAKESGYFLLAFTRIGLMPDGGASALVAASIGRTRALKMALLAERLPAAEALASGLIAEVYPDDEFDASVEALVQRLADGPSPAFAATKNAINDATLTELDEAFARERSGQLELLAGPDFVEGVTAFQEKRPANFRR; encoded by the coding sequence ATGACCAATGATCTGCCCGGCGTCGACTCCGTCGTCGACGACGGAGTCCTGCGCGTCACCCTGAACCGGCCGTCGAAGATGAACGCCGTCAAGACCGAGACCCTCGAGGCGGTCTCGGAGGCCTTCGAGAAGCACGCGAACGATCCGGCCGTGCGGGTCGCGGTGCTCACCGGCGCCGGCCGCGCGTTCTGCTCCGGCGCCGACATCGCCGGACGCGACCTGACCGCTCCGCCCACCGCCGAGACGATCGACGCCGCCAATCGCGTCGCCGCCGCGATCCGGGCCTTCCCCCGGCCCGTCGTCGGTGCCGTCAACGGGGCGGCCGCGGGCGTGGGCGTGTCGCTCGCCCTGGCCTGCGATCTCACCGTCGCGAAGGAGTCCGGCTACTTCCTGCTGGCGTTCACCAGGATCGGGCTGATGCCCGACGGTGGTGCGTCGGCGCTGGTCGCCGCCTCGATCGGGCGGACCCGTGCCCTGAAGATGGCGTTGCTCGCCGAGCGGCTCCCCGCCGCCGAGGCCCTCGCGTCCGGGCTCATCGCGGAGGTCTACCCGGACGACGAGTTCGACGCCTCGGTCGAGGCCCTCGTGCAGCGTCTGGCCGACGGCCCCTCCCCCGCCTTCGCCGCGACGAAGAACGCGATCAACGACGCGACCCTGACCGAACTCGACGAGGCCTTCGCGCGGGAGCGGTCCGGGCAGCTGGAACTGCTCGCCGGACCGGACTTCGTCGAGGGTGTGACGGCCTTCCAGGAGAAGCGCCCCGCCAACTTCCGGCGCTGA
- a CDS encoding ferritin, with protein MTTIGDTNKTKFHSLLHDQIRNEFTASHQYIAIAIFFDNADLPQLAKLFYAQAVEERNHAMMIVQYFLDRDMSVDLTGVDAVQSMFEDAREPIALALAQEKKVTEQIVELARTARDEGDYLGEQFMQWFLQEQVEEVATMATLLTVADRAGENLFHIEDFVAREINSKPQDPRGNAPVAAGGAL; from the coding sequence ATGACGACGATCGGCGATACGAACAAGACCAAGTTCCACTCACTGCTGCACGACCAGATCCGCAACGAGTTCACGGCGTCGCATCAGTACATCGCCATCGCGATCTTCTTCGACAACGCCGACCTGCCGCAGCTCGCGAAACTCTTCTACGCGCAGGCGGTCGAGGAACGCAACCACGCGATGATGATCGTCCAGTACTTCCTGGACCGCGACATGAGCGTCGACCTCACCGGTGTCGACGCGGTGCAGTCGATGTTCGAGGACGCCCGCGAGCCGATCGCCCTCGCCCTCGCGCAGGAGAAGAAGGTCACCGAACAGATCGTCGAACTGGCCCGCACCGCCCGCGACGAGGGCGACTACCTCGGCGAGCAGTTCATGCAGTGGTTCCTGCAGGAGCAGGTCGAGGAGGTCGCGACGATGGCCACCCTGCTGACCGTGGCCGATCGTGCGGGTGAGAACCTCTTCCACATCGAGGACTTCGTGGCCCGCGAGATCAACTCGAAGCCGCAGGATCCGCGCGGCAACGCTCCCGTCGCCGCCGGCGGAGCTCTCTGA
- a CDS encoding LCP family protein, producing MLRRDGRPAAPQAWSQAPTPTYRPGPPRQQPVRPRQQPAPTRVPQPQQRDWAPTQQPQRFTDGAAVPPRGTAPSRGPQGTAPSRGPQGTAPSRGPQGTAPPPAPPRRRPPAPPQPAPRRPLGARRILRRIGALLAVLVVLTGVGLFYLDGKLSRVDALVKYDGRVADTPGTNWLLVGSDSRVGLTPEQEQELATGGDVGAERTDTVLLVHIPPGGGSTTMVSLPRDSYVDVPGYGRDKLNASFALGGPQLLVQTVEGATGVHIDHYAEIGFGGFASIVDAVDGVDVCVPYPIDDPLAGLTLEAGCQELNGAQALGFVRTRATPLADLDRMNNQRLFLSALLSKATSPWTFLNPFRLWSLASGAAASLEVDDGDHLWDLARLAWAMRGETVTTTVPVGGFEDVDGVGNVLLWDRERAVPFFDAIAEGEPIPAELVAPAP from the coding sequence GTGCTGCGCAGGGACGGGCGTCCCGCCGCTCCGCAGGCCTGGTCGCAGGCGCCCACCCCGACCTACCGGCCGGGTCCGCCCCGGCAGCAGCCCGTACGACCCCGGCAGCAACCGGCTCCCACGCGGGTGCCGCAGCCGCAGCAGCGGGACTGGGCGCCGACCCAGCAACCCCAGCGGTTCACCGATGGGGCCGCCGTGCCGCCGCGTGGCACCGCCCCGTCCCGGGGACCGCAGGGCACCGCCCCGTCCCGGGGCCCACAGGGCACCGCCCCGTCCCGGGGCCCACAGGGCACCGCCCCGCCTCCGGCTCCGCCGCGCCGTCGACCACCGGCCCCACCGCAGCCGGCCCCGCGCCGTCCCCTCGGTGCCCGGCGCATCCTGCGGCGGATCGGCGCGCTCCTCGCGGTGCTCGTCGTCCTGACGGGCGTCGGCCTGTTCTATCTCGACGGCAAGCTCTCGCGCGTCGACGCGCTGGTGAAGTACGACGGGCGGGTCGCCGACACCCCTGGCACCAACTGGCTGCTGGTGGGCTCCGACAGCCGGGTCGGCCTGACCCCCGAGCAGGAACAGGAACTCGCGACCGGCGGCGACGTCGGCGCCGAACGCACCGACACGGTGCTGCTCGTCCACATCCCACCGGGCGGCGGGTCCACGACGATGGTGTCGCTGCCGCGCGACTCGTACGTCGACGTGCCGGGTTACGGGCGCGACAAGCTCAACGCGTCGTTCGCCCTGGGTGGGCCGCAGCTGCTCGTGCAGACCGTCGAGGGCGCGACCGGCGTGCACATCGACCATTACGCCGAGATCGGGTTCGGTGGGTTCGCGTCGATCGTCGACGCCGTCGACGGTGTGGACGTGTGCGTGCCCTATCCGATCGACGACCCGCTGGCCGGGCTCACCCTGGAGGCCGGCTGCCAGGAGCTGAACGGGGCGCAGGCCCTCGGGTTCGTGCGGACCCGCGCCACCCCGCTCGCGGACCTGGACCGGATGAACAACCAGCGGTTGTTCCTCTCGGCGTTGCTGAGCAAGGCGACGAGCCCGTGGACCTTTCTCAACCCGTTCCGGTTGTGGTCGCTGGCGTCGGGTGCGGCGGCCTCGTTGGAGGTCGACGACGGCGACCACCTGTGGGACCTCGCGCGGCTCGCGTGGGCGATGCGCGGCGAGACCGTGACCACGACGGTGCCGGTGGGCGGATTCGAGGACGTCGACGGGGTGGGTAACGTGCTGTTGTGGGATCGGGAGCGGGCCGTGCCGTTCTTCGACGCGATCGCAGAGGGAGAGCCGATCCCGGCCGAACTGGTCGCTCCGGCGCCCTGA
- a CDS encoding glycerophosphodiester phosphodiesterase family protein encodes MTRSAHPRVVAHRGASATRPEHTLGAYELALEEGADGVECDVRLTRDGHLVCVHDRTIDRTSDGTGVVSEMTLGELSEFDYGRPGEPAALLTLTHLLELVMGYTSVPVKLFVETKHPVRYGGLVEAKLLAELARFGLATPASADFSRVVVMSFAASAVWRIRRAAPLLPTVLLGETSRYLWGSAATTVGATAVGPSIATLREHRDLVDRAALSGRATYCWTVDDPTDVELCRELGVEWVATNHPGRTKLQLEAAHER; translated from the coding sequence GTGACGCGCAGCGCCCATCCCCGCGTCGTCGCGCACCGCGGAGCGTCGGCCACCCGCCCGGAACACACCCTCGGCGCGTACGAACTCGCCCTCGAGGAAGGGGCCGACGGCGTCGAGTGCGACGTGCGGCTCACCCGCGACGGGCATCTCGTGTGCGTGCACGACCGCACCATCGACCGGACCTCCGACGGCACCGGCGTCGTCAGCGAGATGACCCTCGGCGAGCTGTCGGAGTTCGACTACGGGCGGCCCGGCGAACCGGCCGCGCTCCTCACCCTCACGCACCTGCTCGAACTCGTCATGGGCTACACGAGCGTGCCGGTGAAGCTGTTCGTCGAGACCAAGCATCCCGTCCGCTACGGCGGTCTCGTCGAGGCCAAACTGCTCGCCGAACTGGCCCGCTTCGGTCTCGCCACCCCCGCCTCGGCCGACTTCTCCCGGGTGGTGGTGATGTCGTTCGCGGCGAGCGCGGTGTGGCGGATCCGGCGCGCGGCGCCGCTGCTGCCCACCGTGCTGCTCGGCGAGACCTCCCGCTACCTGTGGGGCAGCGCTGCGACCACCGTCGGTGCCACCGCTGTCGGACCGTCCATCGCGACGCTGCGCGAGCACCGCGACCTCGTCGACCGGGCCGCGCTGTCGGGCCGCGCCACCTACTGCTGGACCGTCGACGACCCCACCGACGTGGAGCTGTGCCGCGAACTCGGTGTCGAATGGGTCGCCACCAACCATCCGGGTCGCACGAAGCTGCAGCTCGAGGCTGCGCACGAGCGCTGA
- a CDS encoding DUF5926 family protein — protein MAKKSKRNSGPKPGSNRAAKLEQRRLEREAAAAASSRPFEGLAFECDLVALREFVPSALVELSKEDGRRIVGATILPGGVAALVREEDGQPVGYVGLQLAAGYGPDPAGELAAALAWARTAEPGTSLQVATVDDDTPAFADLIDPAVVPPITVHQDFDWWIPAGVEPSAEIAHTVKHANEAVLPSARLEAEGLRGAWWVDPGEKAHLRWVRPEDEDVLMNALSRVHAAGGLHLGEGSRFAGSFRTHGLLVPVFDLDREKHADEWIAPVLEFGARLEEALAVDEPLTSAERRSRDGLRSRQVTLR, from the coding sequence GTGGCCAAGAAGAGCAAGAGAAACAGCGGACCCAAGCCCGGCAGCAATCGCGCCGCGAAGCTCGAGCAGCGTCGCCTCGAGCGGGAGGCAGCGGCCGCCGCGTCGTCCCGCCCCTTCGAGGGTCTCGCCTTCGAGTGCGACCTCGTCGCGCTGCGCGAGTTCGTGCCGTCCGCGCTGGTGGAGCTGTCGAAAGAGGACGGTCGCCGGATCGTCGGCGCGACCATCCTGCCCGGGGGTGTCGCCGCGCTCGTCCGCGAGGAGGACGGGCAGCCCGTCGGCTACGTCGGTCTGCAGCTCGCGGCCGGTTACGGCCCCGACCCCGCCGGTGAACTGGCGGCGGCGCTGGCGTGGGCGCGGACCGCCGAGCCCGGAACGTCGCTGCAGGTCGCGACGGTCGACGACGACACCCCGGCCTTCGCCGACCTGATCGACCCGGCGGTCGTACCGCCGATCACGGTGCACCAGGACTTCGACTGGTGGATCCCCGCCGGCGTCGAGCCGAGCGCCGAGATCGCCCACACCGTCAAGCATGCGAACGAGGCAGTGCTGCCCTCGGCGCGGCTGGAGGCCGAGGGCCTGCGCGGTGCGTGGTGGGTGGATCCGGGGGAGAAGGCCCACCTGCGGTGGGTGCGCCCGGAGGACGAGGACGTGCTGATGAACGCCCTGTCGCGCGTGCACGCCGCCGGTGGCCTGCACCTGGGTGAGGGCTCGCGGTTCGCCGGGTCGTTCCGCACTCACGGCCTGCTCGTGCCGGTCTTCGACCTCGACCGGGAGAAGCACGCCGACGAGTGGATCGCCCCGGTCCTCGAGTTCGGCGCGCGCCTCGAGGAGGCACTCGCCGTGGACGAGCCGCTCACCTCGGCGGAACGCCGCTCCCGCGACGGGCTGCGCAGCCGCCAGGTCACCCTGCGCTGA